Proteins encoded by one window of Manis pentadactyla isolate mManPen7 chromosome X, mManPen7.hap1, whole genome shotgun sequence:
- the C1GALT1C1 gene encoding C1GALT1-specific chaperone 1: MLSESSSFLKGMMLGSIFCALFTMLGHIRIGHGSRMHHHEHHHLQAPNKEDILKISEDERVELSKNFRVYCIILVKPKDVSLWAAVKNTWTKHCDKAEFFSSENVKVFESINMETNDMWLMMRKAYKYAFDKYRDQYNWFFLARPTTFAIIENLKYFLLKKDPSQPFYLGHTIKSGDLEYVSMEGGIVLSIESMKRLNSLLTIPEKCPEQGGMIWKISEDKQLAVCLKYGGVFAENAEDSEGKDVFNTKSVGLFIKEAMTNHPNLVVEGCCSDMAVTFNGLTPNQMHVMMYGVYRLRAFGHVFNDVLVFLPPNGSDND, from the coding sequence ATGCTTTCTGAAAGCAGTTCATTTTTGAAGGGTATGATGCTCGGAAGCATCTTCTGTGCCTTGTTCACAATGCTAGGACACATTAGGATTGGTCATGGAAGTAGAATGCACCACCATGAGCATCATCACCTACAAGCTCCTAATAAAGAAGATATATTGAAAATTTCAGAGGATGAACGCGTGGAGCTCAGTAAGAATTTTCGGGTATACTGTATCATCCTTGTAAAACCCAAAGATGTGAGTCTTTGGGCTGCAGTGAAGAACACTTGGACCAAACACTGTGACAAAGCAGAGTTCTTCAGTTCTGAAAACGTTAAAGTGTTTGAGTCAAttaacatggaaacaaatgatatgtGGTTAATGATGAGAAAAGCTTACAAATACGCCTTTGACAAATATAGAGACCAATACAACTGGTTCTTCCTTGCACGCCCCACTACATTTGCTATTattgaaaacttaaaatattttttgttaaaaaaggATCCATCACAACCTTTCTATCTAGGCCACACTATAAAATCTGGAGACCTTGAATATGTGAGTATGGAAGGAGGGATTGTCTTAAGTATAGAATCAATGAAAAGACTTAATAGTCTTCTCACTATCCCTGAAAAGTGTCCTGAACAAGGAGGGATGATTTGGAAGATATCTGAAGATAAACAGCTAGCGGTCTGCCTGAAATATGGTGGAGTGTTTGCAGAAAATGCAGAAGATTCTGAAGGAAAAGATGTATTTAATACCAAATCTGTTGGCCTTTTTATTAAAGAGGCAATGACTAATCACCCTAACCTGGTAGTAGAAGGATGTTGTTCAGATATGGCTGTTACATTTAATGGACTGACTCCTAATCAAATGCACGTGATGATGTATGGGGTATACCGTCTCCGAGCATTTGGGCATGTTTTCAATGATGTATTGGTTTTCTTACCTCCAAATGGTTCTGACAATGACTGA